In the Bacillota bacterium genome, TGGAGCGGGAAGTGATCCTCGCTGCTGAAAAATATCTGGGGAAGGCTTTTCCAGATAAATCCGCACCAGCTTACCTCTTGCTCTCCTTTGATGGTAATTCCACAGAGGAGCTGGAGGCCATTTACGACCTAGTGGCTCAAAGGGCCCTCGACTGCGGTGCCGTTGATGTATTGATCGCGGATAGTCTAGAGCGGCAAGAGGCCATTTGGGAGGCCCGGGGGGCATTCCTGGAAGCCCTCAAGGCCATGAGTGACATGGACGAAGTTGACGTGGTGCTGCCGCGGGACACCATTGCTGACTTTGTGGCCTTCACCCATCAGTTAGCCAAAGAAAGCGGAATCCGGATCCTAAGTTTTGGTCATGCGGGTGATGGCAACTTGCATGTGTACATCCTCAAAGATGAGCTTCCGGAGGAAATCTGGCGTCCGCAGATGGAAGAGCTAATGAAGCGCATGTACGATGAGGCCCACCGCTTAGGCGGTCAGGTCTCCGGCGAGCATGGGATCGGTTACGCCAAACGATCCTATCTAAAGGATTCCCTGGGTCCGGTTCAGATGGAACTGATGCGGGCCATTAAGCAGGCCTTCGATCCCAAGGGGCTCTTGAATCCCGGCAAAGTGGTATGAGAATAAAACCCGGCCTTTGGGCCGGGTTTTATGTTACATGCAACCGGTACACACCGTGGGGAAACGTTTCTTGGGATACCTGATACATTTGCCTTCGTAGTTTTGGAGATATAGTTCCGTCGGCGTTTCTTTAATGATCCGTCGAGGTTCCAACGGGATCTTGCCCCCTCCGCCCGGCGCGTCGATTACGAAGCGGGGGATAGCAAATCCAGTGGTACGCCCTTGCAATGCGCTGATGATCCGCAGTCCCACCTCCGGTGAGGTACGGAAGTGTTCGATTCCCGCCACCAAGTCGCACTGATAGAGGTAATAGGGCTGTACTTTCATCTGTACCAGTTTGCGGACCAATTCCTGTTGCACTTCCGCAGAATCATTGATTCCGGCGAGGAGGACCGTTTGGTTAAGGACGGGAATGCCGCCGTTTACCAGCTTGGTACAAGCTTCCCTTGCTTCGGGGGTAATCTCCTTGGGATGATTGAAATGAGTGCTCACCCACACCGTGGGATAACCCTGGAGCACCTGGACCAACTCATCGGTGACGCGGAAAGGATTGGTTACTGGTGCGCGAGTGCCAATACGTATGATCTCTACATGGGGGACCGAGGCAATCACGTCCATGATGTGAACTAACCGTTCATCGGAGAGGGTCAAGGGATCGCCACCGGAGATGATGACATCCTTGATCTGCTCATGGGTCTGCAAGTATTCCCGGATCCGCTCCAGGTCTTGTTCCGTAAGGGCCACATTTTCCAGTCCCACCCGCCGCCGTCGGGTGCAATGACGACAGTAGGTGGCGCACAGCTGGGTCGCGATGACGAGGGCCCGGTCGGGATAGCGATGGACCAGGAAGGGTACCGGCGATTGCTCTTCCTCAGCCAAGGCATCGATGTGCTCAAAGGGATAAGACCTGGCCTCTGCAGGCAGAGGAATGGCCTGCCGCCGAATGGGGCAGGTGGGATCTTTGGGATCGCACAGTGAAGCGTAATAGGGTGTGACGGCTGTAGGGAAAGTGATCTGATTGCTTTCCAAGGCCGCCTTTTCCTCTTCGGTCAGTTCAATCAGCCCGGAGAAATCGTCAACAGTCTTTAACCGATTTCTGAGTTGCCAACGCCAATCGGACCATTCTGCGCTTTGGCCTTGTTTCATGGAGGTCTTCAACTCCTTCTGTCTTCTCCCGTGGACGGTACTGCCGCTACGGTCATAATCGCGTCGGTCATCCCGTGGATGATCTTTTTGTCACTGGGACAAAGGGTTACTAACACGCCAGCTAACTGAACCTGATTATCCTCAACGAAATAGTAAGGACAAAGGCGTGCCCGGGCCTGCATTTCTTGTTCTTGCTGGTGGTCAAAATCGTAGTAGGTGGTACTAAACTGCCTGCCCTTGTGGAATTCCTGGAGAATATGGGGTGTGGTTGCGAAGCTAGCCAAGGCATTGTCGATGGCCGCCGCCCATTCTTCATTATTGACGTCGTTGCCAACTACTACCCCGCGGCTTCCCCATGCCAGCTCTGAGAAACCAGAAGGCTTGATGACGAAGTCTCTTTGTCGCCGCGAAGCTTCCTTGAGTTCCGTCCATTGACCGACTATTTTGCCGTTAATGGTTAACCCCGGGATTACCCCATAGGGTGGCAGCGCAGTAGGATCCAGGATCCACGTTTTCGGAAATACCTCTGCAAGTAGGGTAAAATGGGCTTTGCTTAGGTTATTTCGCCAGAAGGATTTCAGACGGGGATTGTGAAAGAGCCCCATCATCATTTTTTCTTCCAGATAACTCTTCAAAGGCGGTGTAGCCTTAAGCATTTCCTTCCGGATCGCATAGAGAATCAAGTCAATCTTGGGGATATTCGGTAGATCGAATAACTCAAAGAAGCGGTACAGGATATCGATTCGCTGATTATTGACGTATAACCCCGTTTCATCAAATTGTAAGTCTCGGGGATGCACCTGATGGGCGCGCAGTCCTTCTACGGTCAGTTGTCTTGCCACATAGTTCATCTCCGGCCGGTAATCCTCGGACTCATCGGAGACTACGATCGCCACCACGGGATCCTCTTTTTCTACCAGCCCTTTCAGAGCCTTGCCGAAATAGTGGATTATCCCGGTGGCACCGCCCACTATTTCGTATCCTAAGGCGCTGTATCCTTCGGCTAAAGCTGCCGTAAGTCCGATACCTCCGGGGACCGAGTCCAGTTCTGTGATCACAAAGCCTGTGTCTGTGGGGATGATATCCGGACGGATGACTAGTGGCAAGTCATGCTTGAAGCGGTTCATCCTACCATAATCCCTGACTCGTTCCGGTTTGCCTACGCTCAGGTAATGGTTCACCCATGCCAAGTCCCTATTCCTAAGGCTATAGCGATATAGAGCGTTCAACGCTTGATAAAACTCATACAAAGCTGGACCTAGTTTGCTAAGAAACTCAGCGGTGGCGGGATCTAGGGGAAAGGGGGCGGGAGAGATACGGAAAGGGACACAGCCTCTTTCCAGGAAGGAACTCCTTCCGGTTACCTCCGCCGCGATGAGCCTTTCCCGAATCGCCAAACAGTTTGTGCGAACAGAATCCTGAAGTTCTTTCAAGTTGCTCACCCAATATGTCTTTAGGTTATGCCAAATTATATCACTCATTATGGGAAGTAGCAAGGTAAGACAAGTTGCCACCGAAGCTGCAACTATACCCTCAAACTAGATCTGTCGTCGATAACTGTAACCGCGGTCTCCTCCGCTAGTTGGGTCATCTTGGAATCTGTTTACCCGGTAGTATTGTGACCTTACAACCGAGGCGGCAGTCCGTGTTCCCAAACGCACACGCGGGTAGAAAAGACCTTCTAATGGGACTGCAGGTTGCCCATCCTTAGGGGAAAGCGTCTGTTTCGGGGCAGATCCTCTGGTTCCTTCCAGTGCCCATCTAGGAAAGCACGGACTTGAGGGAGCTAGAACCAAATGGATCGAACTCATAGAGAGGCAGGGTACTACAAAGACTTCGTCTACTCACCATACTCCCCGCCTAGAACACCAGGTGGAGGTTTCTTGATACTCACAGAACTCTGCCTGCTGGACAGCGAACATATGACAACCCAAGATGACTCCCAATATTTCCTCTTCCACCTGTTCCAATGTCCTATTCGGCCCATTCCACGCATAGTTGACATCAGACTCATTGTACACGGG is a window encoding:
- a CDS encoding KamA family radical SAM protein — its product is MKQGQSAEWSDWRWQLRNRLKTVDDFSGLIELTEEEKAALESNQITFPTAVTPYYASLCDPKDPTCPIRRQAIPLPAEARSYPFEHIDALAEEEQSPVPFLVHRYPDRALVIATQLCATYCRHCTRRRRVGLENVALTEQDLERIREYLQTHEQIKDVIISGGDPLTLSDERLVHIMDVIASVPHVEIIRIGTRAPVTNPFRVTDELVQVLQGYPTVWVSTHFNHPKEITPEAREACTKLVNGGIPVLNQTVLLAGINDSAEVQQELVRKLVQMKVQPYYLYQCDLVAGIEHFRTSPEVGLRIISALQGRTTGFAIPRFVIDAPGGGGKIPLEPRRIIKETPTELYLQNYEGKCIRYPKKRFPTVCTGCM